In Eupeodes corollae chromosome 3, idEupCoro1.1, whole genome shotgun sequence, a single genomic region encodes these proteins:
- the LOC129951858 gene encoding palmitoyltransferase ZDHHC23-B isoform X2: MLLTFQDRLRVPWQGGAKQISLDAIIPMLVIPLVIGIAAINSDTALIMCIATTLLLGYCYYYLRRAVPRTRFFAMWTFWSVFYLIILFEFTVPMMELLPEENFILVLLASVSMFSFYKAKSRASLNHVPVGIVSEDELPDITEEQTSLLIDHSESDEGDHHHPNVCQICHKYVQPRTFHCTTCQACVERHDHHSYWLDCCIGDKNHRYYFTGLLTASCALTFGANLATTAVCHPILVFKIMGVPVLLPDDCNDVFDDYETSLAFIMAIYALIMNFFVAIALLMQTYLISKGLTLSEWRRGQPGNRRGYLNNLTCFLSGSTY; this comes from the exons ATGTTGCTTACATTTCAGGACCGCCTGCGAGTGCCATGGCAGGGAGGAGCCAAACAAATATCGTTGGATGCAATAATCCCAATGCTGGTCATTCCACTGGTGATAGGAATTGCCGCAATAAACTCAGACACCGCACTCATAATGTGCATCGCAACAACATTGCTCCTTGGCTACTGCTACTACTATTTGCGACGTGCCGTGCCGAGGACTAGGTTCTTCGCCATGTGGACCTTCTGGTCGGTTTTCTATTTGATCATTTTGTTTGAGTTCACAGTGCCAATGATGGAATTGCTGCCGGAAGAGAACTTCATTCTGGTGCTGCTGGCATCGGTCTCAATGTTCTCTTTCTACAAGGCAAAGTCCCGGGCCAGTTTGAACCATGTTCCAGTGGGTATTGTTTCGGAAGATGAACTCCCAGACATAACCGAGGAACAAACTTCGTTGCTGATCGACCATAGCGAGTCGGATGAGGGTGACCATCATCATCCTAACGTCTGCCAAATCTGTCACAAGTACGTCCAACCGCGAACTTTCCATTGCACAACTTGTCAGGCATGCGTTGAACGCCATGACCATCACAGTTACTGGCTGGATTGTTGCATTGGGGACAAGAATCATCGGTACTACTTCACTGGCCTATTGACAGCCAGTTGTGCTCTCACGTTTGGAGCCAACCTTGCGACTACCGCTGTCTGCCATCCTATTCTGGTGTTTAAGATAATGGGAGTACCAGTGCTACTTCCTGATGATTGTAACGATGTTTTTGATGATTATGA aacAAGCTTAGCCTTCATAATGGCGATCTATGCCCTCATTATGAACTTCTTTGTCGCGATAGCTCTTCTAATGCAGACGTATTTGATCTCCAAAGGATTAACCTTGTCCGAATGGAGGCGCGGACAACCTGGAAACAGACGAGGATATTTGAATAATCTTACGTGCTTTCTCTCTGGCAGCACAtactag
- the LOC129949846 gene encoding histidine protein methyltransferase 1 homolog has protein sequence MFKFDFKVDNPSEEEESIFKDDKQDVVKKQTDKESDVECYESKEIKPSSNILENLDLYKANSMEVVAGDVTLTYIKSGDILQFFDNQTTKDITKAEECHSDLIPGVYEGGAKIWECTEDLIAYLSENFPQDKLQSKKVLDLGCGSGVLGIYAHNCGALVHFQDYNEDVLEKITIPNLCLNLPDDETIDSEKIKFYSGDWLKYTELTKDDEKFDIILTSETIYNPDNQQKLLDTLDAKLSEDGIILLAAKTYYFGVGGGLRQFEELIKTDKRFQSKIVWTSTDGLSREILEIKRNVQ, from the exons AtgttcaaatttgattttaaagttgataACCCGTCGGAAGAGGAggaaagtatttttaaagacGACAAACAGGATGTTGTCAAAAAACA aactgACAAGGAATCTGATGTGGAGTGTTATGAATCCAAGGAAATAAAACCATCTTcgaatattttggaaaatttagacCTTTACAAAGCTAATTCAATGGAAGTTGTCGCCGGAGACGTAACTTTGACTTATATTAAATCTGGtgatattttgcaatttttcgaCAACCAAACAACTAAAGATATTACAAAAGCAGAAGAATGTCATTCAGATCTTATACCTGGAGTATATGAAG GTGGAGCTAAAATCTGGGAGTGTACTGAAGACCTAATTGCATATCTCTCAGAAAATTTCCCTCAAGATAAACTTCAAAGTAAGAAAGTTCTTGACTTAGGCTGTGGATCTGGAGTTTTAGGAATCTATGCCCATAATTGTGGAGCATTGGTTCACTTTCAAGATTAT aaTGAAGATGTGTTAGAGAAAATAACTATTCcgaatttatgtttaaatctccCTGACGATGAAACTATCGAttcagaaaaaatcaaattttattcagGAGATTGGTTGAAATATACCGAATTGACAAAAGATGACGAAAAGTTTGATATAATTCTAACTTCTGAAACAATTTATAATCCAGATAATCAACAAAAGCTGTTAGACACTTTAGATGCTAAATTAAGTGAAGATGGAATAATTTTGCTAGCAGCAAAAACTTATTACTTTGGTGTCGGAGGAGGCTTAAGGCAATttgaagaattaataaaaactgaTAAACGATTTCAGTCAAAAATTGTATGGACTTCCACCGATGGGCTTTCAAGagaaattttggaaataaagagaaatgtccaataa
- the LOC129949845 gene encoding splicing factor 3B subunit 2 produces MGDQYPEPPRPPMMGPPSMMMHPPGMGPPGMPPSIGPPPGLRPPPGMGPPPGMGPPPGLGPPPGLGPPPGMGPPPGMGPPPGMGPPPGMGPPQGMGPPPGMGPPPGMGPPPGMGPPPGMVAPPARGPSSGNFQPPPKNWTPPAQQPPQQQAPPSNPPQQTQPQQQQQQQQQPAQQQSPPQQEQSSQQRGTSPNDEDNEANDSLPPLMTVPVDKPDEDEEKKITEVILPKVLEDVLALKDQRAAQFDVNVDDLMSHASAEDDRPTIPSGVISTDYADADGDSDDEAETQLNGIGEKGGKQSKAEKNKKKKRRKKQNRKLRQQVIAQTKDAPEEKEPEEKEPKKEEESERKKSSRKEKVVVDEDVTVEYIPEKITIADLAPMYRQFYRVFEIFKLENKPKPVDKDKVAENEAAEAKKKADKLELDDDDDDLEDDLKDDKERLSKRKLKKLTRLSVAELKQLVNRPDVVEMHDVTARDPKLLVQLKAHRNTVQVPRHWCFKRKYLQGKRGIEKPAFDLPAFIKKTGIMEMRESLQEKDDAKSLKSKMRERVRPKMGKIDIDYQKLHDAFFKWQTKPRMTIHGDLYYEGKEFETRLKEKKPGDLSEELRIALGMPVGPNSHKIPPPWLIAQQRYGPPPSYPNLKIPGLNAPIPEGTSFGYHAGGWGKPPVDENGKPLYGDVFGTNMMDIDSGIDEGDIERNQWGELESESEESSEEEEEEGEDMANQPDESGLVTPAEGLVTPSGLTSVPAGMETPENIELRKKKIEQEMEDNETPVLYQVLPEKRNERLGQSMMASTHVYDISGVSKAATTRTAPEREGTVELALDPSELDLDNDAMAQRYEQQMREQQSHLQKEDLSDMLAEHVARQKSKRKRQQADTTKTTKKYKEFKF; encoded by the exons ATGGGTGATCAATATCCAGAG cCTCCCAGGCCACCTATGATGGGTCCGCCGTCTATGATGATGCATCCACCTGGAATGGGGCCACCAGGAATGCCTCCATCAATTGGTCCTCCACCTGGTTTAAGACCTCCACCTGGAATGGGCCCACCACCCGGTATGGGTCCTCCACCTGGACTGGGACCACCGCCCGGATTGGGACCTCCTCCTGGAATGGGTCCTCCTCCCGGAATGGGACCACCTCCTGGAATGGGGCCACCACCCGGTATGGGTCCACCTCAAGGTATGGGTCCACCACCTGGAATGGGTCCGCCACCTGGAATGGGACCGCCACCTGGAATGGGTCCTCCACCAGGAATGGTTGCACCACCTGCAAGGGGACCATCTTCAGGCAATTTTCAACCTCCTCCAAAAAACTGGACACCGCCAGCTCAGCAACCACCCCAGCAGCAGGCACCTCCATCTAATCCGCCCCAACAGACGCAAccacaacaacagcagcaacaacaacaacaaccagcTCAACAACAGTCCCCTCCCCAACAAGAGCAATCTTCACAACAACGAGGAACTTCCCCAAATGACGAAGACAATGAAGCAAACGACTCACTTCCACCTTTGATGACAGTTCCTGTCGATAAGCCCGATGAAGACGAGGAAAAAAAGATTACCGAAGTCATCCTGCCCAAAGTTCTGGAAGATGTGCTCGCTCTGAAAGATCAGCGTGCCGCTCAGTTCGATGTGAACGTCGATGATCTTATGTCTCATGCTAGTGCCGAAGACGATAGGCCTACGATTCCAAGTGGGGTAATCAGTACAGATTATGCCGATGCCGATGGAGATTCCGATGACGAAGCTGAAACCCAGCTCAATGGGATTGGCGAAAAAGGAGGGAAGCAAAGCAAAGCCGagaagaacaaaaagaagaagcGAAGAAAGAAGCAAAATCGTAAGCTTCGGCAGCAAGTTATCGCACAGACCAAGGACGCTCCAGAAGAAAAAGAGCCAGAAGAAAAGGAaccaaaaaaggaagaagaatcCGAACGGAAAAAAAGCAGTCGTAAAGAAAAGGTCGTCGTCGATGAAGACGTTACAGTAGAATATATTCCAGAAAAGATCACAATTGCAGACTTGGCTCCAATGTATCGCCAATTCTACagagtttttgagatatttaagCTCGAGAACAAACCCAAACCTGTTGACAAAGACAAAGTTGCTGAAAATGAAGCAGCCGAAGCCAAAAAGAAAGCCGATAAGTTGGAAttggatgacgatgatgatgacctTGAAGAC GATCTTAAGGACGACAAAGAGAGACTCTCGAAAAGGAAGCTTAAGAAACTTACTCGCTTAAGTGTCGCCGAACTGAAGCAATTGGTCAATCGTCCTGACGTCGTTGAAATGCATGACGTAACCGCTCGAGATCCCAAGCTTCTGGTTCAATTGAAAGCCCACAGAAACACGGTGCAAGTTCCACGCCACTGGTGTTTCAAGCGGAAGTATTTGCAAGGAAAGCGGGGTATTGAAAAGCCAGCTTTCGATTTGCCAGCATTTATCAAGAAAACCGGTATCATGGAAATGAGGGAATCTCTCCAAGAGAAGGACGACGCTAAGTCTCTGAAGTCCAAGATGCGTGAAAGGGTTCGTCCGAAAATGGGAAAAATCGATATCGATTACCAGAAACTACACGATGCCTTCTTCAAGTGGCAAACCAAACCACGTATGACCATTCACGGAGATCTCTACTACGAGGGCAAGGAGTTTGAGACCcgattaaaagaaaagaagccTGGTGATTTATCCGAAGAGCTTCGCATTGCTTTGGGTATGCCTGTTGGTCCCAATTCCCATAAAATTCCTCCACCATGGCTGATTGCCCAGCAGCGTTATGGACCGCCACCAAGTTACCCCAATCTGAAAATTCCCGGTCTAAATGCTCCCATTCCTGAAGGGACATCTTTTGGTTATCATGCAGGAGGATGGGGTAAGCCTCCCGTCGATGAGAATGGTAAACCTCTATATGGTGATGTTTTCGGGACAAATATGATGGATATTGAT AGTGGAATCGATGAAGGAGACATTGAACGCAACCAATGGGGAGAACTGGAATCTGAGTCTGAAGAATCTTCTgaagaggaagaggaggaaGGCGAGGACATGGCTAATCAACCTGATGAAAGTGGACTTGTCACACCAGCAGAGGGCTTGGTTACTCCCTCGGGCTTGACTAGCGTGCCCGCCGGCATGGAAACCCCAGAGAACATAGAGCTGCGTAAAAAGAAGATTGAACAAGAAATGGAAGA caATGAAACACCAGTCCTTTATCAAGTTTTGCCTGAGAAACGCAACGAACGTCTTGGTCAGTCTATGATGGCTTCAACGCATGTGTACGACATAAGCGGTGTCAGCAAAGCAGCAACAACTCGAACAGCCCCAGAACGTGAGGGAACTGTCGAATTGGCATTGGATCCGTCGGAATTGGATTTGGATAATGATGCAATGGCTCAGCGCTATGAGCAACAAATGCGTGAACAACAAAGTCATTTGCAGAAAGAGGATTTGTCTGACATGTTGGCGGAACACGTTGCTAGGCAGAAATCCAAGCGCAAGCGTCAACAAGCCGACACAACCAAGACCACTAAGaaatataaagaatttaaattttaa
- the LOC129951858 gene encoding palmitoyltransferase ZDHHC23-B isoform X1: MDNQHVEINISKAAADQSDTISIGDDNDPLCCCEYFNRHDERYHILECCCNCTDFDQVFDRLICCKKVDPKHRVGMLLTFQDRLRVPWQGGAKQISLDAIIPMLVIPLVIGIAAINSDTALIMCIATTLLLGYCYYYLRRAVPRTRFFAMWTFWSVFYLIILFEFTVPMMELLPEENFILVLLASVSMFSFYKAKSRASLNHVPVGIVSEDELPDITEEQTSLLIDHSESDEGDHHHPNVCQICHKYVQPRTFHCTTCQACVERHDHHSYWLDCCIGDKNHRYYFTGLLTASCALTFGANLATTAVCHPILVFKIMGVPVLLPDDCNDVFDDYETSLAFIMAIYALIMNFFVAIALLMQTYLISKGLTLSEWRRGQPGNRRGYLNNLTCFLSGSTY; encoded by the exons ATGGATAATCAGCACGTAGAAATCAACATCAGCAAAGCTGCAGCTGATCAATCCGACACGATTAGCATTGGCGACGACAACGATCCTCTTTGCTGCTGCGAATATTTCAACAGACACGACGAGCGCTATCACATCCTAGAATGTTGCTGCAATTGCACTGACTTTGATCAAGTATTCGATAG ATTAATTTGCTGCAAGAAAGTCGATCCCAAACACCGCGTCGGAATGTTGCTTACATTTCAGGACCGCCTGCGAGTGCCATGGCAGGGAGGAGCCAAACAAATATCGTTGGATGCAATAATCCCAATGCTGGTCATTCCACTGGTGATAGGAATTGCCGCAATAAACTCAGACACCGCACTCATAATGTGCATCGCAACAACATTGCTCCTTGGCTACTGCTACTACTATTTGCGACGTGCCGTGCCGAGGACTAGGTTCTTCGCCATGTGGACCTTCTGGTCGGTTTTCTATTTGATCATTTTGTTTGAGTTCACAGTGCCAATGATGGAATTGCTGCCGGAAGAGAACTTCATTCTGGTGCTGCTGGCATCGGTCTCAATGTTCTCTTTCTACAAGGCAAAGTCCCGGGCCAGTTTGAACCATGTTCCAGTGGGTATTGTTTCGGAAGATGAACTCCCAGACATAACCGAGGAACAAACTTCGTTGCTGATCGACCATAGCGAGTCGGATGAGGGTGACCATCATCATCCTAACGTCTGCCAAATCTGTCACAAGTACGTCCAACCGCGAACTTTCCATTGCACAACTTGTCAGGCATGCGTTGAACGCCATGACCATCACAGTTACTGGCTGGATTGTTGCATTGGGGACAAGAATCATCGGTACTACTTCACTGGCCTATTGACAGCCAGTTGTGCTCTCACGTTTGGAGCCAACCTTGCGACTACCGCTGTCTGCCATCCTATTCTGGTGTTTAAGATAATGGGAGTACCAGTGCTACTTCCTGATGATTGTAACGATGTTTTTGATGATTATGA aacAAGCTTAGCCTTCATAATGGCGATCTATGCCCTCATTATGAACTTCTTTGTCGCGATAGCTCTTCTAATGCAGACGTATTTGATCTCCAAAGGATTAACCTTGTCCGAATGGAGGCGCGGACAACCTGGAAACAGACGAGGATATTTGAATAATCTTACGTGCTTTCTCTCTGGCAGCACAtactag
- the LOC129951428 gene encoding uncharacterized protein LOC129951428 translates to MVWTISRPESKGLNKDTRWDRIRKKHTNNLNMKSSLVKKFVEMDFVGRNNTKLLNGEIELKNNLNPHLVMDLRHEMFQKKPNRSSMNVKKYKANTDKCIMHNLEVEERYILNELSKFRAQLEKKRQQYKIKPVTLDSDSDHFRLNNVGILKSLENTTRHIEDFYRAPQDAMEQFESLVSHVEMDNQKLPSEEESLLDSATKQQTENGDLHCVRFEDKVEIVKYSREASTCSNTSNGIDSVISDLAEEALNEIEMENAIEDDDGRTFQIEGSALRNNLIDPLIVTKMLPKEELQIIENDDATNSTEETEESVTNEQNAIIENLFQARSHSNGVVLRNYFLKWIHYTTIQRIERQNMSSRNDRIHKINNFLDHIRREKKNQVTTSKVTKSSNPENKIQSINISKKYQSKIKIQQDIIDLQKMKLERQERLITELKLNKLSDEAKEARQEIKAELKNALRTGDSKARAKAKCLQIMGNLRDEEDDEFTRLQGRAMLQPKFLSNMQERALVRSVKHEQARQRRLHQEAEREAAKMALEEAKRQEDEEAKRMRMEALKEKRRREKMAKVLKEREHQRAIENNKKAQQFCRHYLLRRIGMEGFKRLLQRKILNQKKSDTFRKQLLKKNTFKAWKNLYLTIVQRKNFMANELHDKIITRTVFHAWVRYLNEERSKFLVAVDWYELKLNQTIITQWLGFTKLQKMVEDVKMKQAELHYEWHLKWKVVDRWQQLPQILKLEKETNERRQRWRMKIWELLPDYTPNKDF, encoded by the exons ATGGTTTGGACCATTTCAAGACCTGAGAGCAAAGGTTTAAACAAAGACACAAGATGGGATCGCATTCGAAAGaaacacacaaacaatttgaatatGAAAAGTTCTTTGGTTAAGAAGTTCGTCGAAATGGATTTTGTCGGTCGAAATAACACAAAACTTTTGAATGGAGAGATTGAGTTGAAGAATAATTTGAATCCACACCTAGTCATGGACTTGCGACATGAAATG ttccAGAAGAAGCCGAATAGATCGTCAATGAATGTGAAGAAATACAAAGCAAACACAGACAAGTGCATAATGCACAATTTAGAAGTCGAGGAGCGATACATCCTTAATGAACTCTCCAAATTTAGAGCTCAGTTGGAAAAGAAGCGACAACAGTATAAAATAAAACCGGTAACTTTGGATAGCGATAGTGATCACTTTAGGCTAAACAACGTTGGAATTCTTAAAAGTCTTGAGAACACAACGAGGCATATTGAGGATTTCTATCGGGCTCCCCAGGATGCAATGGAGCAATTCGAAAGTCTTGTAAGTCATGTAGAAATGGATAACCAAAAGTTACCAAGTGAAGAGGAGAGTTTGTTGGATTCCGCAACTAAACAGCAAACGGAGAATGGAGACTTGCATTGTGTTCGATTTGAAGACAAGGTTGAAATAGTAAAATATAGTAGAGAAGCTTCAACTTGTTCGAATACCAGCAATGGCATCGATTCTGTTATTTCTGATTTGGCTGAAGAGGCTCTCAATGAAATCGAGATGGAAAATGCAATTGAAGACGATGATGGGAGAACATTTCAAATAGAAGGATCTGCGCTCAGAAATAATCTAATTGATCCTTTGATTGTGACTAAAATGCTTCCCAAAGAAGAGCTTCAAATAATTGAGAATGATGATGCAACAAATTCCACCGAAGAAACTGAAGAAAGTGTTACAAATGAACAAAATGCTATTATTGAGAATTTGTTCCAAGCGAGGTCACATTCAAATGGAGTTGTTCTAAGAAATTATTTCCTGAAATGGATCCACTACACCACCATTCAGAGAATTGAGAGGCAGAATATGTCAAGTCGAAATGATAGGATtcataagataaataattttctggATCACATTCGACGAGAGAAAAAGAACCAGGTTACTACATCGAAGGTAACGAAGTCATCAAatccagaaaataaaatacaatcgaTTAACATCTCGAAAAAATACCAATCAAA gataaaaatccaacaggaCATTATAGACTTACAAAAGATGAAGCTAGAACGTCAGGAGCGACTTATAACCGAGCTCAAATTGAATAAACTCTCCGATGAAGCCAAGGAAGCTCGTCAGGAGATAAAAGCAGAGCTGAAAAATGCACTCAGGACGGGTGATTCTAAGGCTCGAGCTAAGGCTAAATGTTTACAGATCATGGGTAACTTAAGAGATGAAGAGGACGATGAATTCACGAGGCTCCAGGGTAGAGCAATGTTACAGCCGAAGTTCTTGTCAAATATGCAGGAACGTGCACTTGTTAGGAGTGTGAAACATGAGCAAGCTCGACAGCGTCGCTTACATCAAGAGGCTGAACGAGAAGCTGCAAAAATGGCACTTGAAGAAGCAAAG cgACAAGAAGATGAAGAAGCAAAACGGATGCGAATGGAGGCCCTAAAGGAAAAACGTAGAAGAGAAAAAATGGCCAAGGTTCTAAAAGAACGTGAACACCAGCGAGCCattgagaacaacaaaaaagccCAACAATTCTGTCGCCATTATCTTCTTCGTCGTATAGGAATGGAAGGTTTTAAAAGGCTTCTCCAGAGGAAAATACTCAACCAGAAGAAATCTGATACCTTCAGAAAACAAttactaaagaaaaatacttttaaagcttggaaaaatctttatttgaccATAGTCCAGCGGAAAAACTTTATGGCTAATGAATTGCATGACAAGATTATCACTCGGACAGTATTTCATGCTTGGGTGAGATATTTGAATGAGGAAAGGAGTAAATTCTTAGTGGCAGTTGATTGGtatgaattgaagttaaaccAAACCATTATTACACAATGGTTGGGTTTTACAAAGCTGCAGAAGATGGTGGAGGACGTGAAAATGAAGCAAGCTGAACTTCACTATGAATG GCACCTCAAATGGAAGGTGGTAGATCGTTGGCAGCAACTGCCACAAATTCTCAAACTGGAGAAAGAAACAAATGAACGTCGACAGAGGTGGAGGATGAAGATCTGGGAGTTACTTCCTGATTACACACCAAATAaggatttttaa